From the Streptomyces sp. Sge12 genome, the window CGAGCTCACACTCGGCCAGCTGGTCGCCTCGGCCACCGCCGAGATGTCCGCGCTGGTGCACGACGAGATCGCCCTCGCCAAGGCGGAGATCCGCGAGGACGTCAAGCGCGTGGGCAGCGGTTCCGCCTCCATCGCCGCCGCAGGAGTGTTCGCGGTCTTCTCGCTCCCGGTGCTGACCTTCGCCGCGGCGTACGGGATCCACAACCTCGGGCTCGGGCTCGCATGGTCCTTCCTCATCGTCGGCAGCGCGTTCCTGCTGATCGCGGGCGTGCTCGTGCTGATCGCCGTCCGCAAGTTCAAGAAGATCAAGCCGCCGGAGAAGTCCATCGCCTCCGTCAAGCAGACCGCCGCGCTGGTCGGGACCGTCAAGCCGCACCCGCGGCCGGTGAGTGACAAGGCTGTGGGTGTGGCACGCTCGTCCTCATGACAGCGCCCACGCCGGACTCCAGCGTTCCTCCCACGGCTGCCACGGCGGTACGGCTCGACCTCCCCGGCGGCCGGACGGTGACGCACCGGGACGTCGCCGCCAACGGCGCCCGCTTCCACGTCGCCGAGCTGGGTGACGGACCGCTGGTCCTGCTGCTGCACGGCTTCCCGCAGTTCTGGTGGACCTGGCGGCACCAGATGACCGCGCTCGCCGACGCCGGGTACCGGGCGGTCGCGATGGACCTGCGCGGTGTGGGCGGCAGCGACCGCACCCCGCGCGGATACGACCCCGCCAACCTGGCACTCGACATCACCGGGGTCGTACGGTCCCTCGGCGAGCCCGACGCCGCGCTGGTCGGGCACGACCTGGGCGGCTACCTCGCCTGGACGGCGGCCGTGATGCGGCCCAAGCTGGTGCGCCGGCTGGTCGTCTCGTCGATGCCGCATCCGCGCCGCTGGCGCTCGGCGATGCTGTCGGACTTCGGTCAGACACGGGCGAGTTCCCACATCT encodes:
- a CDS encoding phage holin family protein, yielding MSAVDQEAQGAELTLGQLVASATAEMSALVHDEIALAKAEIREDVKRVGSGSASIAAAGVFAVFSLPVLTFAAAYGIHNLGLGLAWSFLIVGSAFLLIAGVLVLIAVRKFKKIKPPEKSIASVKQTAALVGTVKPHPRPVSDKAVGVARSSS
- a CDS encoding alpha/beta fold hydrolase, which encodes MTAPTPDSSVPPTAATAVRLDLPGGRTVTHRDVAANGARFHVAELGDGPLVLLLHGFPQFWWTWRHQMTALADAGYRAVAMDLRGVGGSDRTPRGYDPANLALDITGVVRSLGEPDAALVGHDLGGYLAWTAAVMRPKLVRRLVVSSMPHPRRWRSAMLSDFGQTRASSHIWGFQRPFVPERQLVADGGALVGDLIRDWSGPRPPEDEDLAVYRRAMCIPSTAHCSVEPYRWMMRSMARPDGIQFNRRMKRPVRVPTLHLHGSLDPVMRTRSAAGSGEYVEAPYRWRLFDGLGHFPHEEDPVAFSSELVNWLADSEPDR